A genomic window from Yoonia rosea includes:
- the hisB gene encoding imidazoleglycerol-phosphate dehydratase HisB has translation MRTATITRQTAETDISVTINLDGTGVYDNQTGVGFFDHMLDQLSRHALIDMTIRAKGDLHIDDHHTVEDVGIALGQALTQALGDKRGIRRYGSCLLAMDDAQVRCALDLSARPYLICNLDLPFGKIGTFDTELVREFFQALSTHGGITLHIDKLHGFNAHHIAEAAFKAVARALREAVETDPRKADAIPSTKGSL, from the coding sequence ATGCGGACAGCTACTATCACCCGCCAAACGGCAGAAACCGATATTTCGGTGACGATCAACCTTGATGGCACAGGCGTTTATGACAACCAGACCGGCGTGGGCTTTTTCGACCACATGCTGGACCAGCTGTCGCGCCATGCGCTGATCGACATGACGATCCGCGCCAAAGGTGATCTGCACATCGACGATCACCACACGGTCGAGGACGTGGGCATTGCTTTGGGTCAGGCCCTCACACAGGCACTCGGCGATAAACGCGGCATCCGCCGCTACGGCAGCTGCCTCCTCGCGATGGATGACGCACAAGTCCGCTGTGCGCTTGATCTCTCGGCGCGCCCATACCTGATTTGCAACCTTGATCTGCCTTTCGGCAAAATCGGCACGTTCGATACCGAACTGGTACGCGAGTTCTTTCAGGCGCTCAGCACCCACGGCGGTATCACACTGCACATCGACAAATTGCACGGCTTTAACGCACACCACATCGCCGAGGCCGCTTTCAAAGCTGTCGCGCGCGCTTTGCGTGAAGCAGTAGAAACCGATCCGCGCAAAGCCGATGCTATTCCATCGACCAAGGGCAGCCTATGA
- the hisH gene encoding imidazole glycerol phosphate synthase subunit HisH: protein MTTALVDYDSGNLHSAQKAFERMAAEVGSGSIIVTSDPDVVAKADRIVLPGDGAFPHCRGELFARSGLAEAIVEAVTTRARPFFGICVGMQMMATTGHEYEDTPGFDWVAGDIRKITPADPKLKVPHMGWNDLVIDHPHPVLEGIETGDHAYFVHSYAMDVTHPSERLAHVDYGGDVTAIIGRDTMIGTQFHPEKSQAAGLRMIGNFLRWQP, encoded by the coding sequence ATGACAACCGCACTCGTCGATTATGACAGCGGCAACCTGCACTCGGCGCAAAAGGCGTTCGAGCGTATGGCGGCCGAGGTCGGGTCGGGGTCCATCATCGTGACCTCTGATCCGGATGTTGTCGCCAAGGCGGACCGGATCGTGCTGCCCGGTGATGGTGCCTTTCCGCATTGCCGGGGTGAACTCTTTGCGCGCAGCGGTCTGGCCGAAGCAATTGTCGAGGCTGTGACAACCCGTGCGCGCCCTTTCTTTGGCATTTGTGTCGGCATGCAGATGATGGCGACCACCGGCCATGAATACGAAGACACACCCGGCTTTGATTGGGTGGCGGGTGATATCCGCAAGATCACGCCAGCTGATCCCAAGCTGAAGGTCCCGCACATGGGTTGGAACGATCTGGTGATCGACCATCCGCATCCGGTGCTGGAAGGCATTGAAACGGGCGATCACGCCTATTTCGTCCATTCCTATGCGATGGATGTAACCCACCCTTCCGAGCGTCTGGCGCATGTGGACTATGGTGGCGACGTCACGGCAATTATTGGACGTGACACCATGATCGGGACGCAATTCCACCCCGAGAAAAGCCAAGCGGCAGGGTTGCGCATGATCGGCAACTTCTTACGCTGGCAACCCTGA
- a CDS encoding glutaminase, which yields MDLARIVADIGAEMAAAPDRGAVADYIPELGAVDPAHFGMAIVTADGAEVHTGDAATPFSIQSISKVFTLALALGRLGDQLWARVGREPSGLAFNSILQLESEHGIPRNPFINAGALVTTDAILAGHAPREALGEILRFIRAAAGDDDIHINPAVAQSEQDTGDRNLALAHFMRAHGNMKNPPALTCGTYFHQCAIEMTCLQLARAGRFLMGGTDTPTLVSPERVRRLNALMMTCGHYNGSGEFAFRVGLPGKSGVGGGILAIVPGCASIAVWSPGLDQNGNSQLGTLAVERLVHATGWSVFS from the coding sequence ATGGATCTGGCCCGCATTGTCGCCGACATCGGTGCGGAAATGGCCGCTGCCCCTGACCGTGGCGCGGTGGCGGATTATATCCCCGAACTTGGCGCGGTTGATCCCGCGCATTTCGGCATGGCGATTGTGACAGCCGACGGGGCGGAGGTGCATACAGGTGATGCGGCGACGCCCTTCTCGATCCAGAGCATTTCCAAGGTTTTTACACTGGCGCTGGCCTTGGGCCGCTTGGGGGACCAGCTTTGGGCGCGTGTGGGGCGTGAACCCTCAGGCCTTGCGTTCAATTCGATCCTGCAACTGGAATCCGAACATGGCATTCCCCGAAACCCTTTTATCAACGCAGGCGCTTTGGTCACGACCGATGCGATCCTTGCCGGCCATGCGCCGCGCGAAGCCTTGGGGGAAATCCTGCGATTTATCCGTGCGGCAGCAGGCGATGATGATATCCATATCAACCCCGCAGTTGCGCAGTCCGAGCAAGACACAGGCGACCGCAATCTGGCGCTGGCGCATTTCATGCGGGCCCACGGGAACATGAAAAATCCCCCTGCCCTGACGTGCGGCACCTATTTCCATCAATGCGCAATCGAAATGACCTGTCTGCAACTGGCCCGCGCAGGGCGTTTCCTGATGGGCGGGACAGACACACCAACCCTTGTCAGCCCCGAACGCGTCCGCCGCCTGAACGCGCTGATGATGACCTGTGGGCACTATAACGGATCTGGCGAATTTGCCTTCCGCGTGGGGCTTCCGGGCAAAAGCGGTGTCGGCGGCGGTATTCTGGCCATCGTACCGGGATGCGCGTCCATCGCGGTATGGTCACCGGGACTGGACCAGAACGGCAATTCGCAACTGGGAACGCTGGCGGTGGAACGGCTGGTGCATGCCACCGGATGGTCGGTTTTCAGCTGA
- a CDS encoding transglycosylase SLT domain-containing protein, whose translation MQKLTRRVICAGALALLAGCGRSNRQTETPRRRSIPLYPNETPELRRLINKYADVHGIPVTLLHRVIVRESTHNPAARNGPYYGLMQIHPQTARSMGYRGAPEGLLDAETNLIYAGRYLRGAWLVSDGDEATAVSWYARGYYYEAKRRGLLEETGLR comes from the coding sequence ATGCAGAAACTGACACGCCGCGTCATATGTGCCGGAGCACTTGCACTGCTGGCCGGTTGCGGCAGAAGCAACCGCCAAACTGAAACTCCGCGCCGCCGGAGTATCCCACTTTACCCCAATGAGACGCCCGAACTGCGCCGCCTGATCAACAAATACGCCGATGTGCACGGGATTCCGGTCACTCTTCTGCACCGTGTGATCGTCCGCGAAAGCACACATAATCCTGCCGCACGCAACGGGCCCTATTACGGGCTGATGCAAATCCACCCGCAAACAGCGCGCTCGATGGGGTATCGCGGGGCACCCGAAGGGCTGTTGGACGCCGAAACCAACCTGATCTACGCGGGGCGCTACCTGCGCGGGGCATGGCTGGTGTCGGACGGGGACGAGGCGACCGCCGTCAGCTGGTATGCGCGGGGCTATTACTATGAGGCCAAGCGGCGCGGATTGCTGGAAGAGACAGGGTTACGATGA
- a CDS encoding DUF6966 domain-containing protein: MENKSLHPEVESFICSLRRLEAILSIHEGNFWNERVRKVREIAEKSDGYSVEMFLGFFGGMGSLNDLVLNAPMPINSEFDAERRRAYIFAQALK; the protein is encoded by the coding sequence ATGGAAAACAAATCGCTCCACCCTGAAGTTGAAAGCTTCATCTGCAGCCTGCGAAGGCTCGAAGCAATTTTGTCAATACATGAGGGTAATTTTTGGAACGAAAGGGTGCGTAAAGTCCGCGAGATCGCAGAGAAATCAGATGGTTACAGCGTCGAAATGTTCTTGGGGTTTTTCGGAGGAATGGGAAGCCTTAACGACTTGGTCTTGAACGCGCCAATGCCTATAAATAGTGAGTTTGATGCAGAGAGACGGCGTGCTTACATATTTGCTCAGGCGTTGAAGTAG
- a CDS encoding DUF2147 domain-containing protein, translating to MKKFLILAASLVAFATTASAQDAALGVWQTEVDDGAYAHITIAPCGAAVCGVISRTFNADGEYQSENIGKTLVIDMVPQGDGAYEGSVWRPSNNKIYIGKMDVNGNSLRLRGCVAGGLLCSSQNWQRLG from the coding sequence ATGAAGAAATTTTTGATTTTGGCAGCTTCACTGGTTGCCTTTGCGACCACTGCATCCGCCCAAGACGCGGCCCTTGGCGTCTGGCAGACCGAGGTCGATGACGGCGCATATGCGCATATCACAATCGCCCCATGCGGTGCCGCTGTCTGTGGCGTAATCAGCCGGACGTTCAACGCCGATGGGGAGTATCAGTCCGAGAACATCGGCAAGACGCTTGTAATCGACATGGTCCCACAGGGTGACGGGGCCTACGAAGGATCGGTCTGGCGCCCGTCCAACAACAAGATCTACATCGGGAAAATGGATGTGAACGGCAACAGCCTGCGCCTACGTGGTTGCGTGGCGGGCGGCCTGTTGTGCTCCAGCCAGAACTGGCAGCGCTTAGGCTAA
- the hisA gene encoding 1-(5-phosphoribosyl)-5-[(5-phosphoribosylamino)methylideneamino]imidazole-4-carboxamide isomerase: protein MILYPAIDLKDGNAVRLVHGDMDQTTVFNEDPAAQAKAFVAAGCAWLHLVDLNGAFAGEPVNAAPVEAILKACPVPAQLGGGIRDMATIERWLDKGLARVILGTVAVENPELVREAARAFPGQVAVGLDARNGRVATRGWAEETDVMVTDLAKSFEDAGIAAIIYTDILRDGAMKGPNITATADLARAVNIPVIASGGVSSMDDLTALKATGVISGAISGRALYDGAIDLKSALAALR from the coding sequence ATGATCCTCTATCCTGCCATTGACCTCAAAGACGGAAACGCAGTGCGGCTTGTGCATGGCGACATGGATCAGACGACAGTCTTTAACGAGGACCCTGCAGCACAGGCCAAGGCATTCGTGGCCGCAGGCTGTGCGTGGTTGCATCTAGTCGATCTTAACGGCGCTTTTGCAGGTGAACCCGTGAACGCCGCACCTGTTGAGGCCATTCTGAAAGCCTGCCCTGTGCCCGCACAACTGGGTGGCGGCATCCGCGACATGGCCACGATTGAACGCTGGCTCGACAAAGGGTTGGCGCGCGTGATTCTGGGAACCGTCGCCGTGGAAAACCCCGAGCTGGTCCGCGAAGCGGCACGCGCCTTCCCCGGCCAGGTGGCGGTCGGCCTTGATGCGCGCAACGGGCGCGTCGCCACACGCGGCTGGGCGGAAGAAACCGACGTGATGGTCACCGACCTTGCCAAATCATTCGAGGACGCAGGGATTGCCGCGATCATCTACACTGACATCCTGCGCGATGGCGCCATGAAAGGCCCCAACATCACCGCGACCGCTGACCTTGCACGCGCCGTCAATATCCCCGTGATCGCCTCTGGCGGCGTCTCGTCGATGGACGACCTGACCGCGCTCAAAGCCACCGGCGTGATCTCGGGTGCAATATCGGGCCGCGCGCTTTATGACGGGGCAATCGACCTCAAATCGGCTCTGGCAGCACTTCGCTAG
- the hisF gene encoding imidazole glycerol phosphate synthase subunit HisF has protein sequence MLKTRIIPCLDVAEGRVVKGVNFVDLIDAGDPVDAAIAYNAAGADELCFLDIMATQENRGTMFDLATRTAEQCFMPLTIGGGVRTHHDVRDLLLAGADKVSFNSAAVANPDVVAEAAMRFGSQCIVVAIDAKTVAPGKWEIFTHGGRRATGIDAVEFAKTVVAKGAGEILLTSMDRDGTKAGFNLPLTRAISDAVDVPVIASGGVGTLDHLVEGVTEGGASAVLAASIFHFGTYTIGEAKAHMAAAGIPVRLT, from the coding sequence ATGCTGAAAACACGCATCATCCCCTGTCTGGACGTCGCCGAAGGCCGTGTCGTCAAAGGCGTGAACTTTGTTGACCTGATCGACGCAGGCGATCCTGTGGACGCAGCCATTGCCTATAATGCGGCGGGTGCGGATGAGCTTTGTTTTCTCGATATCATGGCCACGCAGGAAAACCGCGGCACGATGTTTGATCTTGCCACCCGCACAGCCGAGCAGTGCTTTATGCCGCTGACCATCGGTGGTGGCGTGCGCACGCACCATGACGTGCGTGATCTGCTGCTGGCAGGAGCCGATAAGGTCAGCTTTAACTCTGCCGCTGTCGCCAACCCCGATGTCGTGGCCGAGGCCGCCATGCGTTTCGGGTCGCAATGCATCGTCGTGGCGATTGACGCCAAGACAGTCGCACCCGGCAAATGGGAGATTTTCACCCATGGCGGACGACGTGCAACGGGCATTGATGCGGTGGAGTTCGCCAAAACTGTTGTGGCAAAAGGCGCGGGTGAAATCCTGCTCACATCCATGGACCGTGATGGCACAAAGGCAGGGTTCAACCTGCCCCTGACCCGCGCTATATCCGACGCGGTCGACGTGCCTGTGATCGCATCCGGCGGCGTGGGCACGCTGGATCACCTTGTCGAAGGCGTGACCGAAGGTGGGGCCTCTGCCGTCCTTGCCGCGTCAATCTTCCACTTTGGCACCTACACGATCGGCGAAGCCAAGGCCCATATGGCCGCCGCTGGCATCCCTGTGAGGCTGACATGA
- a CDS encoding phosphoribosyl-ATP diphosphatase, whose product MTLNDLSEIIAARKSADPDSSWTAKLLSQGPEKCAEKFGEEAIEAIIEAVKGDKARLTSEAADVLYHLLVMLTACDVALDDVIAELAARQGTSGIAEKAARG is encoded by the coding sequence ATGACCCTGAACGACCTGTCCGAGATCATCGCCGCACGCAAATCCGCTGATCCTGACAGCAGCTGGACTGCGAAACTTCTGTCCCAAGGACCGGAAAAATGCGCAGAAAAATTCGGTGAAGAGGCGATTGAAGCCATTATCGAGGCGGTGAAGGGCGACAAGGCGCGTCTGACATCCGAGGCGGCAGATGTGCTTTATCACCTGCTCGTTATGCTGACCGCCTGTGATGTGGCACTGGACGATGTGATTGCGGAATTGGCTGCGCGCCAAGGCACGTCCGGTATCGCCGAGAAAGCCGCGCGCGGCTAA
- a CDS encoding serine/threonine protein kinase, with the protein MQETRIIDPSQIYESQGQGLPTGLELLDGKFKIDRQIGAGGFGITYLAMDTFLERPVVIKECFPASVCMRFGNRVTVNAPSHDAQYRQIVEMFMREARSIAKLRHPNIVSVHQAFEENGTAYMVLDLFEGRDLLDVIEDDNDALSPDQVRDILVKVLDAIELVHSNDLLHRDISPDNILLDKWGTPALIDFGAAREDASQKTNAVSKMLVVKDGYSPHEFYVAGGVQGPCSDLYALAATMYHLITGEAPPDSQIRVSAMAGGEPDPYEPIAGRFPQYETAFLAAIDQAMRVSPKERIQSAKDWLDLIAQETKKVKSVKIPENKTLTKTLSELIEETNKHVLSEDAQKRVETPAPRKEATPKRDGFKPAWVEEFNRETFEVEEQRRLEAARAAAIEAARQAKEARLAEEARLAALAEQEAEQVQQHAEDERISSKILEWVSRGR; encoded by the coding sequence ATGCAAGAAACACGCATCATTGACCCATCTCAGATTTATGAAAGTCAGGGGCAGGGCTTGCCCACTGGCTTGGAACTGCTGGATGGGAAGTTCAAGATTGACCGTCAGATCGGTGCGGGCGGATTCGGGATAACCTATTTGGCGATGGACACGTTTTTGGAACGTCCTGTTGTGATCAAGGAGTGTTTTCCGGCATCAGTCTGTATGCGTTTTGGCAACCGCGTCACCGTGAACGCCCCCTCCCATGATGCGCAATACCGCCAGATCGTCGAGATGTTCATGCGCGAGGCGCGCAGTATCGCCAAGTTGCGCCACCCCAATATCGTCAGCGTCCATCAGGCGTTTGAAGAAAACGGCACTGCCTATATGGTGCTGGATCTGTTCGAGGGGCGCGACCTGCTTGATGTGATCGAGGATGACAATGACGCGCTGAGCCCCGATCAGGTACGCGATATTCTGGTGAAGGTGCTGGACGCGATTGAACTGGTGCACAGTAACGACCTGCTGCACAGAGATATTTCCCCCGACAATATCCTGCTGGATAAATGGGGCACGCCCGCTTTGATCGACTTTGGCGCCGCCCGCGAGGATGCAAGCCAGAAGACCAATGCCGTTTCGAAAATGCTCGTCGTCAAAGACGGCTATTCACCACATGAATTCTATGTCGCCGGTGGCGTGCAGGGGCCTTGCAGTGACCTTTATGCGTTGGCCGCAACGATGTACCATCTGATTACGGGTGAAGCACCGCCTGACAGCCAGATCCGTGTGTCAGCGATGGCTGGCGGTGAGCCTGACCCCTATGAGCCCATTGCAGGCCGCTTTCCGCAATATGAAACCGCGTTCCTCGCGGCGATCGACCAGGCGATGCGCGTCTCCCCGAAAGAGCGCATCCAGTCTGCAAAGGATTGGTTGGACCTGATCGCGCAGGAAACCAAGAAGGTCAAATCGGTCAAAATACCTGAAAACAAAACGCTGACAAAAACGCTGAGTGAGCTGATCGAAGAAACCAACAAGCACGTCTTGAGCGAAGATGCACAAAAGCGCGTCGAAACACCGGCCCCGCGCAAAGAGGCGACGCCAAAACGCGATGGTTTCAAGCCCGCGTGGGTTGAGGAGTTCAACCGCGAAACCTTTGAGGTTGAAGAACAAAGGCGGCTTGAGGCTGCACGTGCCGCGGCAATTGAAGCAGCGCGTCAGGCCAAAGAGGCACGCCTTGCAGAAGAGGCGCGTTTGGCGGCACTGGCGGAACAAGAGGCCGAGCAGGTACAACAGCACGCTGAGGATGAACGGATTTCCTCAAAGATCCTCGAATGGGTCTCTCGCGGAAGGTAG
- a CDS encoding CoA-binding protein: MSYSDDHLRTILKRTKTIAIVGVSANEIRPSYYVARYLSLKGYRIIPVNPGLAGQTLLGEKVYGDVSDIPDDVDMVDIFRRSEQVPPIVTASLARWPNLQTIWMQIGVSHPQAAAEAQARGVDVIEDRCPKIEYQRLFSELRMAGFATGIISSKLQL, translated from the coding sequence ATGAGCTATAGCGACGACCACCTCCGCACGATTCTAAAGCGCACGAAAACGATTGCGATCGTGGGCGTGTCCGCGAATGAAATCCGCCCCAGCTATTACGTGGCGCGTTATCTTAGCCTGAAAGGCTACCGGATTATCCCTGTGAACCCCGGTTTGGCGGGCCAGACGCTTTTGGGGGAAAAGGTCTATGGTGACGTGTCCGACATTCCCGATGATGTGGATATGGTCGATATCTTTCGCCGGTCCGAACAGGTGCCGCCCATTGTGACGGCATCGCTTGCAAGGTGGCCCAACCTGCAAACAATCTGGATGCAGATCGGCGTGTCGCATCCGCAAGCCGCAGCCGAGGCACAAGCCCGTGGCGTTGATGTGATTGAGGACCGTTGTCCGAAGATCGAATACCAGAGATTATTCTCTGAGTTGCGTATGGCGGGTTTTGCCACCGGCATAATCTCGTCAAAGTTGCAGTTGTAA
- the rlmB gene encoding 23S rRNA (guanosine(2251)-2'-O)-methyltransferase RlmB, with protein MKKPKWVIAKEQGKRIAAQETVWLFGLHAVRDALENPARTKLRLVVTRNALERLGDAVAQSGMEPEISDPRKFAAPLDPQSVHQGAALEVKPLDWGSLQDVALGDGPMPPRIVLLDRVTDPHNVGAILRSAEVFGARAVVAVQRHSAPETGALAKTASGALERQPYLRVRNLADAMAALKDMGYLVLGLDGEAETTIEAAVEGKRDRPVALVMGAEGPGLREKTRETCDALVKIDAAAGFGSLNVSNAAAVALYAVKG; from the coding sequence ATGAAAAAGCCAAAGTGGGTGATTGCAAAAGAGCAGGGCAAACGGATTGCCGCTCAGGAAACCGTTTGGCTGTTTGGTCTGCACGCGGTGCGCGACGCGCTGGAAAACCCCGCCCGCACCAAGCTGCGGCTGGTGGTGACGCGCAATGCGCTGGAACGGCTAGGGGATGCGGTGGCGCAAAGCGGAATGGAACCCGAGATCTCCGATCCACGCAAATTCGCAGCCCCGCTTGATCCGCAGTCGGTGCATCAGGGGGCTGCACTGGAAGTCAAACCGCTTGATTGGGGCAGCCTGCAAGATGTGGCGCTGGGCGATGGCCCCATGCCACCGCGCATTGTGCTGCTTGACCGCGTGACCGATCCCCACAATGTGGGTGCGATCCTGCGGTCTGCCGAGGTCTTCGGTGCGCGCGCTGTTGTTGCGGTCCAGCGTCATTCTGCCCCCGAAACAGGCGCTTTGGCGAAAACGGCTAGTGGGGCGCTGGAGCGGCAACCCTATTTGCGGGTGCGCAATCTGGCGGATGCCATGGCGGCGCTGAAGGACATGGGCTATCTTGTGCTGGGCCTTGATGGCGAAGCAGAAACCACGATCGAGGCCGCTGTTGAGGGCAAGCGCGACCGTCCAGTCGCTCTGGTGATGGGGGCTGAAGGGCCGGGATTGCGCGAAAAAACACGTGAAACCTGCGACGCACTGGTCAAAATCGACGCAGCAGCCGGATTTGGATCGCTTAACGTCTCAAATGCGGCGGCAGTGGCCCTATATGCTGTCAAAGGCTGA
- a CDS encoding HAD-IIA family hydrolase: protein MLTTQQIFDRYEEIRTRLPAVTTQPDTVEISSLLDIAAQVDAFVFDAFGVLNVGETLIPGADTRLDQLRARGCAIRILTNAASYDRSGAIAKFKRLGLRVEDDEIITSRQAALDAMGAGHWGVIAADTDQLGDLPHTVTRLTDKAADYDAVDQFLFLSAADWTAAQQDLLNAAMQRSPRPLLIANADLAAPRDDGFSVEPGYFGHMVADAFPDCVRFFGKPFPEVYDLIEASLPKTAKNRIAMCGDTLHTDILGAAVRGWRTVLVTQDGLFSGYETQPFVRRAGLFADWRLCRI, encoded by the coding sequence TTGCTGACGACGCAACAGATTTTCGACCGCTACGAAGAGATCCGCACGCGGCTTCCGGCCGTGACGACCCAACCGGACACCGTCGAGATCAGCTCGCTGCTGGATATCGCCGCGCAAGTCGACGCCTTCGTCTTCGATGCTTTTGGCGTGTTGAATGTGGGCGAAACCCTGATCCCCGGTGCGGATACGCGGCTCGATCAGCTTCGCGCGCGCGGCTGCGCCATTCGTATCCTGACCAACGCCGCCAGCTATGATCGAAGCGGCGCCATTGCCAAATTCAAACGGCTCGGCCTGCGGGTTGAGGATGACGAGATCATTACCAGCCGGCAAGCCGCCCTTGACGCGATGGGTGCCGGACACTGGGGCGTGATTGCCGCCGATACCGACCAGCTCGGCGACCTGCCGCACACCGTAACGCGGTTGACGGACAAGGCTGCCGACTATGACGCCGTGGACCAGTTTCTGTTCCTTTCGGCGGCGGACTGGACGGCCGCGCAACAAGACCTTTTGAACGCCGCCATGCAGCGCTCTCCGCGCCCGCTGTTGATCGCCAACGCCGATCTCGCCGCGCCCCGTGATGACGGCTTTTCGGTAGAGCCGGGGTACTTCGGCCACATGGTTGCGGACGCATTCCCGGACTGTGTGCGTTTTTTCGGGAAACCCTTTCCCGAAGTGTATGATCTGATTGAGGCCTCACTCCCAAAGACTGCGAAGAATCGGATCGCGATGTGTGGCGACACGCTTCACACAGATATCCTGGGCGCTGCGGTTCGGGGCTGGCGCACTGTCTTGGTAACGCAAGACGGGCTCTTCTCGGGCTATGAAACACAGCCCTTTGTCAGGCGCGCGGGACTATTTGCAGACTGGCGCCTCTGTCGCATCTAA
- the phnE gene encoding phosphonate ABC transporter, permease protein PhnE, with amino-acid sequence MTQTLTHEWARFTPAQRMKRYVALLAVTLVVVWALGSIDVIWEWVWDAPIQLVDLFARMVPPDPTNLPSILEATWQTINIATIATMIAIVLSLPVAYISAQNTTPNVVCLWIGRFILVSSRSVNTIIWALLFVAIFGPGIVAGIIAIMFRSIGFLGKLLGEAIEEIDHAPIEALEACGASRFKVVMYGIVPQVMPAFFAISILRWDINLRESTVLGLVGAGGIGIILQGAIDTFQWQEVSMVLLTILALVIAGELISSALRKKLL; translated from the coding sequence ATGACACAGACACTCACACATGAATGGGCGCGGTTTACACCGGCCCAACGGATGAAACGATATGTCGCGCTCTTAGCTGTCACACTGGTGGTCGTCTGGGCGCTGGGCAGTATCGACGTGATCTGGGAATGGGTCTGGGATGCGCCGATCCAACTGGTCGACCTGTTTGCCCGCATGGTGCCACCGGACCCGACCAATCTGCCGTCGATCCTAGAGGCCACGTGGCAGACCATCAACATCGCCACCATCGCCACGATGATCGCTATCGTGCTGTCGCTTCCCGTCGCCTATATCTCGGCGCAGAACACGACGCCAAACGTGGTGTGCCTCTGGATCGGGCGGTTCATTCTGGTGTCCTCGCGGTCAGTCAATACGATCATCTGGGCGCTTCTCTTCGTTGCCATCTTCGGTCCCGGCATCGTCGCGGGGATCATCGCGATTATGTTTCGCTCTATCGGGTTCCTTGGCAAACTGCTGGGCGAGGCGATTGAAGAAATCGACCACGCTCCGATCGAGGCATTGGAAGCCTGCGGCGCGTCGCGGTTCAAGGTGGTGATGTACGGGATCGTGCCACAGGTGATGCCTGCCTTCTTTGCGATCAGCATTCTGCGTTGGGATATCAACCTGCGCGAATCCACGGTCCTCGGACTTGTCGGGGCAGGCGGTATTGGGATCATCCTGCAGGGCGCAATTGATACCTTCCAATGGCAAGAGGTTTCGATGGTCTTGCTCACGATCCTCGCACTTGTCATCGCAGGTGAGCTTATCTCCTCCGCCCTTCGCAAGAAGCTTCTGTGA
- the phnE gene encoding phosphonate ABC transporter, permease protein PhnE, giving the protein MTTQTVWRKPPFIKSPVLRWVFYIAVAAYVIGTIATLPIDWERTAQGLTRAQRIFSGAFPPSFERSGLLISGFMESLKIAILATTLGMILSVPLAFMAARNISPKPVYLLGRGTFILARSFHPVIVAIIFVKAVGFGPLAGALTLTVYSIGFVAKLLAERIEEIDFGQVEAMRSVGAPFLSTMVYAILPQIMPRLVGLGIYQLDSNLRASAVVGIVGAGGIGATLANAFGRYDYDFALAITMVIVGAILISEAVSGMIRKRMT; this is encoded by the coding sequence ATGACCACCCAAACCGTCTGGCGCAAACCGCCGTTCATTAAATCCCCCGTCCTGAGGTGGGTGTTTTATATCGCCGTTGCGGCCTATGTGATCGGGACCATTGCCACGCTTCCCATCGATTGGGAGCGCACAGCCCAAGGTCTCACACGGGCACAGCGTATCTTTAGCGGGGCTTTCCCTCCCAGCTTTGAACGTTCCGGCCTGTTGATTTCGGGTTTCATGGAAAGCCTGAAAATTGCGATCCTTGCCACCACGCTGGGAATGATTTTGTCGGTGCCATTGGCATTCATGGCTGCGCGTAACATTTCGCCAAAGCCTGTCTATTTGTTGGGCCGCGGCACGTTCATTCTGGCACGCAGCTTTCACCCCGTGATCGTCGCGATCATTTTCGTAAAGGCCGTGGGCTTTGGCCCCTTGGCCGGCGCGCTTACGCTGACGGTGTATTCCATCGGCTTCGTCGCCAAACTGTTGGCCGAACGGATCGAGGAAATCGACTTCGGTCAAGTCGAGGCGATGCGCTCTGTCGGGGCACCGTTCTTGAGCACAATGGTTTACGCGATCCTGCCGCAGATCATGCCACGTCTTGTGGGGCTTGGGATTTATCAGCTTGATAGCAACCTGCGGGCCTCTGCTGTGGTCGGTATCGTCGGCGCGGGCGGCATCGGGGCGACCCTTGCCAATGCGTTCGGGCGCTATGACTACGACTTCGCGCTTGCGATCACGATGGTCATCGTCGGTGCGATCCTGATTTCCGAAGCCGTCAGCGGCATGATCAGAAAGCGGATGACATGA